In the genome of Symbiobacterium terraclitae, the window CTCCGCGATCACGTGGGGCCGGCTGATGGCGCCCATCAGCCGCACCAGCAGGGCGCGGTCGCCGTGGGTGCAGCGCTCGCCAAAGATGAGCAGCGACGCCCCGCGGGCGACGGTCTGCACCACCGACGGGATGACCTTGGCCACCCGGGCCGGGGTCCGCTCCTCCAGCATGGCCAGGGTGACGGTGTTGTTGATGACGACCAGCAGGTGGTCGCGCGTTATGTACGGCGCGATCTCCGCCAGCACGGCTCCGGTGTCGCCCGGCTTCACGCAGAGGAAGACGGCGTCGCACCGCCGCACCAGGTCGGTGCCCGAGTACGCCTGCTGCACCCCGGGGAGCGACTCCGCCACCCGGCGCCGCTTCTCGGCGGTGCGGGAGTGGATGATTACCTCGTCCGGCCTGAGCGCCCCCGCGCGCACCAGCGCGGTCACCAGCAGCCGGCCCATGTTGCCCATGCCAATGAAGCCTACTCTCACCGCCGGTCCCTCCCGTGCCTGATCGACTGCTAGCCAGACTATTCCGGGCGCCCTTGGCCCGACACCGCAGCCGGGCCACCGGCCGGCGAACGAATTGCCCGCGCATGGGCCGAATGGTACAATGCAGTGATGTGACCACCTTAGGGGAGGCTGAAATCCATGTATGACGAACTCGCCCGCCGTGCCGCGCGGCTGAACGACAAGATCACCGAACTCAGGAGGTCTCTTTGACGTCGAC includes:
- a CDS encoding pyrroline-5-carboxylate reductase dimerization domain-containing protein, translating into MRVGFIGMGNMGRLLVTALVRAGALRPDEVIIHSRTAEKRRRVAESLPGVQQAYSGTDLVRRCDAVFLCVKPGDTGAVLAEIAPYITRDHLLVVINNTVTLAMLEERTPARVAKVIPSVVQTVARGASLLIFGERCTHGDRALLVRLMGAISRPHVIAEADVRAASDLTSCGPAFLSCAFQALAEAACRRAPGLPREVAEAMVRETARATCELMEQTGYSFADTMQRVSTPGGVTAAGLAAMRERVGGLWDQVLAATAAHEAVKREQLDL